From one Chryseobacterium sp. 3008163 genomic stretch:
- a CDS encoding helix-turn-helix domain-containing protein yields the protein MFRFFSIILILISQNLFFSQSIKNFAVPDSLKNKNLEELQKSYDKVFRIDNNKAEIYANTILRKGKKERNNDLIYDGYYRVAHTKGLKSENGHPYADSLLMITENVNTKEYPAKAHIIKGILYNYDWKYAEALDHYIEAQKLSKNKNSDQFFYIKKLIGILKTATDENKEALPLFLEYYNYQKQKINTKDQDVKSYIGSIFSVANCYNKDKQYKNALNYINIGLKECNRFKDYTHYPYFVSGTGIANYYLKNYKIASDNHLEAEKSFLKNNDYGNLAITYYFLGKINHDIHKDNIAVMYFIKADSVLAFSKEFYPITRDGYEVLIDYYKKTGDKEKQLKYIDKLFYADSIINNSKQYLSKEIYKKYDTPLLLEKKEELINDLNNKNSVLYWCLGGGLIILSILLFMFTKNRKKVKEYQKQAELLLTNSLKESSLQITPVHNNDIIESKSIGEKVRSTIPNNILQELKSKLMLFEVNKDFLHKNITIDGLAKDLGTNRDYLSKSVNELKGKNFSQYLNELRINYIVEELKSNEKLRKYTISAIAEDIGFNNPESFSNAFKKITGTLPSYYIKLLNEQ from the coding sequence ATGTTTCGATTTTTTTCTATTATTTTAATTCTGATCTCCCAAAATTTATTCTTTTCGCAAAGCATAAAAAACTTTGCAGTACCAGATTCTTTGAAAAATAAAAACCTCGAAGAATTACAAAAATCTTACGATAAAGTTTTTAGAATTGATAATAATAAGGCAGAAATATATGCAAATACAATTTTAAGAAAAGGAAAAAAAGAAAGAAATAATGATCTTATCTATGACGGATATTATAGAGTAGCTCATACAAAAGGTCTAAAATCTGAAAATGGGCATCCGTATGCTGATTCTTTATTAATGATTACAGAAAACGTTAATACAAAAGAATATCCGGCGAAAGCACATATTATAAAAGGTATTTTATACAATTATGATTGGAAATACGCAGAAGCTCTTGATCATTATATTGAAGCGCAAAAATTATCCAAAAATAAAAACTCAGATCAGTTCTTCTATATCAAAAAGCTTATCGGAATCCTAAAAACAGCTACTGACGAAAACAAAGAAGCTCTTCCCCTTTTCTTAGAATATTATAATTATCAAAAACAAAAAATCAATACAAAAGATCAAGATGTTAAAAGCTATATAGGCTCAATCTTTTCTGTAGCAAATTGCTATAATAAAGACAAGCAATACAAAAATGCTTTAAATTATATAAATATTGGACTTAAGGAATGTAATAGATTTAAAGATTATACACACTACCCATATTTTGTATCAGGAACAGGGATTGCTAATTACTATTTGAAAAATTATAAAATAGCTTCTGATAACCATCTGGAAGCCGAAAAGAGTTTTCTGAAAAATAATGATTACGGAAATTTAGCTATAACTTACTATTTCTTAGGTAAAATCAATCACGATATTCATAAAGATAACATTGCTGTAATGTATTTTATCAAAGCGGATTCTGTTTTGGCTTTTTCCAAAGAGTTTTACCCAATTACACGGGATGGTTATGAAGTCTTGATTGACTACTACAAAAAAACAGGAGACAAAGAAAAACAGCTTAAATATATTGACAAATTATTCTACGCAGACAGTATAATCAATAACAGTAAACAGTATCTGTCAAAAGAAATTTATAAAAAATATGACACCCCACTATTATTAGAGAAAAAAGAAGAACTAATTAATGATTTAAACAACAAAAACTCTGTGTTATACTGGTGCTTAGGGGGCGGGTTGATTATTCTTTCAATATTGCTTTTTATGTTCACTAAAAACCGAAAGAAAGTAAAAGAATATCAAAAGCAAGCAGAACTCTTATTAACAAACTCACTAAAAGAAAGCTCACTTCAAATAACACCAGTTCATAATAATGACATTATTGAAAGTAAATCTATTGGAGAAAAGGTTAGGAGTACAATCCCAAATAATATACTACAAGAATTAAAATCAAAACTTATGTTGTTTGAAGTCAATAAAGATTTTCTACATAAAAATATAACGATAGATGGATTAGCAAAAGATTTGGGAACAAACCGTGATTATCTTTCAAAATCGGTTAATGAACTAAAAGGAAAGAATTTTTCTCAGTATTTGAATGAATTGCGGATTAATTATATCGTAGAAGAACTAAAGAGTAATGAAAAACTGAGGAAATATACCATATCAGCAATTGCAGAAGATATTGGATTTAACAATCCTGAATCATTTTCTAATGCTTTCAAGAAAATTACAGGAACATTGCCTTCATATTATATTAAATTGTTAAACGAGCAGTGA
- the gwsS gene encoding grasp-with-spasm system SPASM domain peptide maturase yields the protein MSFLKIFQSCKLVKGYTNYLICDIQRNNIINIPADLYEWIVENESKEINIEEIQIIDVNLFDNINFLIENEFVFITDIPDLFPKIDDNFYAPSKISNAIIDISPQIFSELEHVIFQLSELLCQTIEFRFFHLATESEIHSIINIIEKNSLFISSVGFILPFSDDINYKELIDINRVFYLQVYNSNSSEIIYSSDSKSFIYYSTDNLNSEKSCGIVYEAAFTLNKYSFLESLHHNSCLHKKMGIDVNGNIKNCPSMPQSFGNIKDTTLEEALHHKDFKKYWNLTKDKIEVCKDCEFRYICTDCRAYTERTHEDKEGLDISKPLKCGYDPYTGEWEEWSINPLKEKAIKYYGVQELVKKY from the coding sequence ATGAGTTTTTTAAAAATTTTCCAAAGCTGTAAGCTGGTAAAAGGTTATACAAATTATTTGATCTGTGATATACAAAGAAATAACATTATAAATATTCCGGCTGATTTATATGAATGGATTGTAGAAAATGAAAGCAAAGAAATTAATATAGAAGAAATTCAAATAATAGATGTCAATTTATTTGATAATATCAATTTTTTAATCGAAAATGAGTTTGTTTTTATAACAGACATTCCTGATTTGTTCCCAAAAATAGATGATAATTTTTATGCTCCAAGCAAAATAAGTAATGCTATTATTGATATATCTCCTCAGATTTTTTCTGAACTAGAACATGTTATTTTTCAGTTGTCAGAATTGCTCTGTCAAACCATAGAGTTTCGGTTCTTTCATTTAGCCACAGAATCTGAAATTCATAGCATCATAAATATTATTGAGAAAAATTCACTATTTATAAGCTCTGTTGGTTTTATACTACCATTTAGTGATGATATTAATTATAAAGAATTGATTGATATAAACAGAGTTTTTTATCTTCAGGTCTATAATAGCAATTCGAGTGAAATAATTTATTCGTCAGATAGCAAAAGTTTTATATATTATTCCACAGATAATCTGAATTCAGAAAAATCATGCGGAATAGTTTATGAAGCTGCATTTACACTTAATAAATATTCTTTTTTGGAATCATTGCATCACAATTCATGCCTTCATAAAAAAATGGGAATTGATGTAAATGGAAATATTAAGAACTGCCCTTCCATGCCCCAAAGCTTTGGAAATATAAAAGATACAACCTTAGAAGAAGCCTTACATCACAAAGACTTCAAAAAATATTGGAATCTTACCAAGGATAAAATAGAAGTTTGCAAAGATTGTGAGTTTCGTTATATTTGTACAGATTGCAGAGCTTATACTGAAAGGACACATGAAGATAAAGAAGGATTAGATATTTCAAAACCTTTAAAATGTGGTTATGATCCTTATACTGGTGAGTGGGAAGAGTGGAGTATCAACCCACTCAAAGAGAAAGCGATAAAGTACTATGGCGTGCAAGAATTGGTTAAGAAATATTAA
- a CDS encoding peptidase domain-containing ABC transporter produces MAKKFPFYLQPDSKDCGPTCLRIVSKYYGKSISLQQIRNLSETTREGSSLLGLSDAAEDLGFRSLGVQIDFNTLAEEVPFPCIVHWNKNHFVVVYKIDKNSIVYISDPSYGLITYTREEFIKRWIGENANENTEEGIVLILETTPAFFQTEFDDQESKASFSFLSKHLLKYKSLIVQLAVGLLAGSLLSLILPFLTQSIVDVGIQNQDLNFIYLVLLAQVMLFLGRMGIEVIRSWILLHLSTRINISIISDFFIKLMKLPISFFDTRMTGDIMQRINDHHRIEQLLTNSSLNTLFSLVNLIIFSIVLLFYDYRLFVVYLVGAILYIGWITFFLGKRKELDYKRFSQVSQEQSKVIELINGMQEIKMHNAEKQKRWDWEFLQVKLFKIRIKSLSLEQWQSVGGNFINQMKDILVSFLSAKLVLEGNLTLGMMLSVQYIIGQLNSPLLQLIDFIKQTQDAKISLERLGEIHDKEDEESKDEQYATEIPEKDIEISNMSFRYIGSDVPVFENLSLNIPYQKTTAIVGASGSGKTTLLKLLMKFYEPNEGEIKIGNTQMKNISPRFWRDQCGVVMQEGYVFNDTIANNIAVGEDYVDKSKLRKAVEIANIKEFIEGLPLSYNTKIGNEGLGVSGGQKQRLFIARAVYKSPEYIFFDEATSALDANNEKVIMENLEQFFEGKTAIVIAHRLSTVKHADKIIVLDKGKVVEEGNHAELVSLKGEYYRLVKNQLELGN; encoded by the coding sequence TTGGCAAAAAAATTCCCCTTTTACCTTCAGCCGGATTCCAAAGACTGCGGTCCCACATGTCTGAGAATAGTCAGCAAATATTACGGCAAAAGCATTTCTTTACAACAAATTCGTAACCTCTCAGAAACGACAAGAGAAGGAAGCAGTCTGCTTGGTTTGAGCGATGCTGCTGAAGATTTAGGCTTCCGTTCTTTGGGAGTGCAGATCGATTTTAATACATTGGCTGAAGAAGTTCCTTTCCCTTGTATTGTACACTGGAACAAAAATCATTTTGTAGTTGTCTATAAAATCGATAAAAATAGCATTGTTTACATTTCAGATCCGAGTTATGGTTTAATTACCTACACAAGGGAAGAATTTATCAAACGATGGATCGGCGAAAATGCCAATGAAAATACAGAAGAAGGAATCGTATTGATCCTTGAAACCACACCTGCGTTTTTCCAAACTGAATTTGACGATCAGGAAAGTAAAGCTAGTTTTTCTTTTCTTTCAAAGCATCTGCTTAAGTATAAATCATTGATCGTTCAGTTGGCGGTGGGTTTACTGGCGGGAAGTTTACTTTCTTTGATTCTTCCTTTCCTTACCCAAAGTATTGTGGATGTGGGGATTCAGAATCAGGATCTTAATTTTATCTATCTGGTTTTATTGGCTCAGGTTATGCTTTTTCTTGGCAGAATGGGAATTGAGGTCATCCGAAGCTGGATTTTGCTTCACCTTTCCACCCGAATCAATATCTCGATTATCTCAGATTTCTTTATTAAATTAATGAAGCTTCCCATCAGTTTCTTTGATACGAGAATGACGGGGGATATCATGCAAAGAATCAACGATCATCATAGAATTGAGCAGCTTTTGACCAATTCTTCTTTGAATACATTATTCTCATTAGTCAATTTGATCATTTTCAGTATCGTTTTACTATTCTATGATTACAGATTATTTGTTGTTTATCTGGTTGGTGCGATTTTATATATCGGATGGATCACTTTTTTCCTCGGAAAACGAAAAGAACTCGATTACAAAAGATTTTCACAGGTTTCCCAAGAACAAAGCAAAGTTATTGAGCTCATCAACGGTATGCAGGAAATCAAAATGCACAACGCCGAAAAACAAAAACGTTGGGATTGGGAGTTTCTGCAGGTTAAATTATTTAAAATCAGAATAAAATCTCTTTCACTTGAGCAATGGCAGTCTGTCGGTGGAAACTTTATCAATCAAATGAAAGACATTCTGGTGAGTTTTCTTTCTGCCAAATTGGTTTTGGAAGGAAACCTTACTTTGGGGATGATGCTTTCTGTTCAGTACATTATCGGTCAATTGAATAGCCCTTTATTACAACTCATTGATTTTATCAAACAGACTCAGGATGCTAAAATTTCTTTGGAAAGATTGGGCGAAATTCACGATAAGGAAGACGAAGAAAGTAAAGATGAGCAATATGCTACCGAAATTCCGGAAAAAGATATCGAAATCAGCAATATGTCTTTCAGATATATTGGTTCGGATGTTCCTGTTTTTGAAAATTTAAGTTTAAATATTCCTTATCAGAAGACAACGGCAATCGTCGGAGCCAGCGGAAGTGGAAAAACGACGCTTTTAAAATTATTAATGAAATTTTATGAACCCAACGAGGGCGAAATAAAAATTGGGAATACCCAGATGAAAAATATTTCGCCAAGATTCTGGAGAGATCAGTGTGGCGTCGTAATGCAGGAAGGATATGTCTTTAATGATACGATTGCAAACAACATTGCAGTGGGTGAAGACTATGTAGATAAATCAAAACTGAGAAAAGCAGTCGAAATTGCCAATATCAAAGAGTTCATTGAAGGATTGCCTTTAAGCTACAACACAAAAATCGGAAACGAAGGACTTGGTGTGAGTGGCGGACAAAAACAAAGATTGTTCATCGCAAGAGCAGTTTATAAATCTCCGGAATATATTTTCTTCGATGAAGCCACAAGTGCTTTGGATGCGAATAATGAGAAAGTAATCATGGAAAATCTGGAACAGTTTTTTGAAGGTAAAACAGCCATTGTGATTGCCCACAGATTGTCAACCGTAAAACATGCGGATAAAATTATCGTTTTAGATAAAGGTAAAGTGGTGGAAGAGGGAAATCATGCGGAATTGGTATCTTTAAAAGGTGAATATTACAGACTCGTTAAAAATCAGTTAGAACTTGGAAACTAA
- a CDS encoding HlyD family secretion protein has protein sequence METKKDILDNIELRSESVQDILTEPPHWMFRWGNTIILIILLMILAMSYIIKYPEFVPAPIIVTSQNPPEKIEARSSSKIEKIFIKDHQKVKKGDVLLVLQSTAHYQDVLKLKKIVDSIASDQLLSFPVNEASHYKLGELQADYNSFAKAFQDENLFTRLQPYAPENLAANQSISESRGRIINLRQQRNLEAAKTELTRKNYQRSQELFNQGVIAAVELEGEKLKYLQAQQNLENISISLSQMQESISNLNKTKSGAAINTEKDKITYSSQTLQLFEQLRKSLKQWEQTYLIVSSTDGMASFQQFYGENQFVKAGDPIVSILPDHTEQLVGRMSVPTANSGKIIPGEKVLIKLDNYRFQEYGIIEGRVQNISLIPDDKGNYYVDVVLPKGLKTSYNKTLKFDKELRGNAEIVTQDLRLIERFFYQIRKLLGYQS, from the coding sequence TTGGAAACTAAAAAAGACATTTTAGACAATATAGAACTCCGCTCAGAAAGTGTTCAGGATATTCTCACAGAACCGCCACACTGGATGTTCCGATGGGGAAATACGATTATATTAATCATATTATTGATGATTCTTGCGATGAGTTACATCATCAAATATCCGGAATTTGTTCCGGCACCTATTATTGTGACTTCACAAAATCCACCGGAAAAAATCGAGGCAAGAAGCAGTTCGAAAATCGAAAAAATATTCATCAAAGATCATCAGAAGGTAAAAAAGGGCGATGTTTTGTTAGTTTTGCAGTCTACTGCACACTATCAGGATGTTTTAAAGTTGAAAAAAATAGTAGATTCTATCGCTTCTGATCAATTGCTTTCTTTTCCCGTGAATGAAGCTTCCCATTATAAACTGGGCGAACTTCAAGCCGATTACAATAGCTTTGCAAAAGCTTTCCAAGATGAGAATTTATTTACAAGATTGCAGCCTTATGCACCAGAAAACCTTGCTGCCAATCAAAGTATCTCAGAATCACGAGGCAGAATTATTAATTTGAGACAGCAGAGAAACCTTGAAGCTGCAAAAACTGAACTCACCCGCAAGAATTATCAGAGATCACAAGAGTTGTTCAATCAGGGCGTAATTGCGGCGGTAGAGTTGGAAGGCGAAAAACTAAAATACCTTCAGGCTCAGCAGAATTTAGAAAACATAAGTATTTCTTTATCTCAAATGCAAGAAAGTATTTCGAATCTCAATAAAACAAAAAGTGGAGCGGCCATCAATACCGAAAAAGATAAAATTACGTATTCATCCCAGACTCTGCAGCTATTTGAGCAATTAAGAAAATCTCTTAAACAATGGGAGCAAACCTATCTCATTGTTTCTTCTACCGACGGAATGGCGAGTTTTCAGCAGTTTTATGGTGAAAATCAATTCGTAAAAGCGGGAGATCCGATTGTTTCAATTTTACCAGATCATACAGAGCAACTGGTGGGAAGAATGTCTGTGCCGACAGCAAATTCTGGGAAGATTATTCCCGGAGAAAAAGTTTTAATTAAATTAGACAATTACCGTTTTCAGGAATACGGAATCATTGAAGGGAGAGTGCAAAACATCTCTCTGATTCCCGATGATAAAGGAAATTATTACGTAGATGTTGTTCTGCCAAAAGGCTTAAAAACATCATATAACAAAACTTTAAAGTTTGATAAAGAACTGAGAGGAAATGCAGAAATCGTTACTCAGGATCTTAGATTGATTGAAAGGTTTTTCTATCAGATCAGAAAATTGCTGGGGTATCAATCATAA
- a CDS encoding isopenicillin N synthase family dioxygenase yields the protein MDKIPSVDLRDFLSDNPERKQKFVNEIGKAYEEIGFVALKGHFLDDQLVDDLYGEVKNFFELPTETKQKYEIPGIGGQRGYVGFGKETAKGFKKGDLKEFWHFGQYVSDDSKYKSQYPDNVIVDELPKFNEVGKETYQMLEKTGKYVLRALALYLGLDEFYFDDKIAEGNSILRPIHYPPITQEPDDAVRAAAHGDINLITLLMGSQGKGLQVQNHKGEWIDAIAEPDELMINVGDMLSRHTNNKLKSTIHRVVNPPRELWGTSRYSIPFFMHPVSEMSLNALENCVDENHPKLYEDTTAGEFLHERLIELGLIKK from the coding sequence ATGGATAAAATACCTAGTGTAGACCTGCGTGATTTCCTTTCGGACAACCCGGAACGCAAACAGAAATTTGTAAATGAAATCGGAAAAGCTTACGAAGAAATTGGTTTTGTTGCCTTAAAGGGACATTTCCTGGATGACCAACTCGTAGATGATCTTTATGGAGAAGTAAAAAACTTCTTTGAACTTCCCACAGAAACCAAACAAAAGTACGAGATCCCCGGAATCGGCGGACAACGTGGTTATGTAGGTTTCGGAAAAGAAACTGCAAAAGGATTTAAAAAAGGCGATTTGAAAGAGTTTTGGCATTTCGGGCAGTATGTTTCGGATGACTCAAAATACAAAAGCCAGTATCCCGACAATGTCATCGTAGACGAACTTCCAAAATTTAATGAAGTAGGAAAGGAAACTTATCAAATGCTAGAAAAAACAGGAAAATATGTTTTGAGAGCGTTGGCATTGTACCTTGGTCTTGATGAGTTTTATTTTGATGATAAAATTGCAGAAGGTAATTCTATCTTAAGACCAATTCATTATCCGCCAATCACTCAGGAACCGGATGATGCAGTAAGAGCAGCTGCTCATGGAGACATCAACTTGATTACTCTTTTGATGGGCTCTCAGGGAAAAGGTCTTCAGGTACAAAATCATAAAGGAGAATGGATTGATGCGATTGCAGAACCAGACGAATTGATGATTAACGTTGGAGATATGCTTTCGAGACATACCAATAATAAATTAAAGTCTACGATTCACAGAGTGGTTAATCCGCCAAGAGAATTGTGGGGAACTTCAAGATATTCTATCCCTTTCTTTATGCACCCGGTGAGCGAAATGTCGCTGAATGCGCTTGAAAACTGTGTAGATGAAAACCACCCTAAACTGTATGAAGATACAACTGCAGGAGAATTTTTACACGAAAGATTAATTGAATTGGGATTGATCAAAAAATAA
- a CDS encoding aminotransferase class IV, with product MSQFIESIKVEDQELFLLEYHQKRVNDTFAHFGKEGSIDLEKIFKNLNHDEDGLYKLRLTYDLDKKFRTMMIPYAIPEIQDFQLVENNIYDYSFKFEDRKELEKMKMKSKAEEIIIVKNNHITDTSFSNLLFQKGKEWFTPSTYLLNGVQRQHLLKKKKIKEAEITLQNIKEFSHFQLINALNDFDDMFIYPISKITNLPGNDDYLDM from the coding sequence ATGTCCCAATTCATTGAAAGCATTAAAGTAGAAGATCAGGAATTGTTCCTGCTAGAATATCACCAAAAACGTGTCAACGATACTTTTGCCCATTTCGGGAAAGAAGGTTCTATTGATTTGGAAAAAATCTTTAAAAACCTGAATCATGATGAGGATGGCTTGTACAAACTAAGATTAACTTATGATCTGGATAAGAAATTCAGAACCATGATGATTCCTTACGCAATACCGGAGATACAGGATTTTCAATTGGTGGAGAATAACATTTATGATTATTCTTTTAAGTTCGAAGACCGTAAAGAACTAGAGAAAATGAAGATGAAATCTAAAGCTGAAGAAATCATCATTGTAAAAAACAACCACATTACCGACACTTCATTTTCTAATCTTTTATTCCAAAAAGGGAAAGAATGGTTTACCCCGTCAACTTATCTTTTAAATGGAGTTCAAAGACAGCATCTTTTAAAGAAAAAGAAAATCAAAGAAGCAGAAATCACTTTACAAAACATCAAGGAATTCTCACATTTTCAATTAATTAATGCGCTAAATGACTTTGACGACATGTTCATTTATCCTATTTCGAAGATTACTAATCTTCCGGGGAATGATGATTATTTGGATATGTAA
- a CDS encoding aminodeoxychorismate synthase component I, translating into MFSANHQKFIEMDELSLQKVPFFFIIDFLVDKVEIFKENEINENGLLIDFQSFSNTEKQEALNKKTELKSFPESLESFQKGFDHVQRNIRLGNSYLTNYTRKTKIETNLSLEEIFYHSQAKYKVLYKDFFVFFSPETFVKIISDKIFTYPMKGTIDASLENAAEVLKNDKKEKAEHYTVVDLLRNDLSIVADDVKVDKFQYIDFLKTHQKDLFAMSSEISGNLKSEFKGKVGSIMQKLLPAGSILGAPKPKTLEIILEAEGFDRGFYTGVCGWFDGENLDSCVMIRFIEKEADQLYFKSGGGITHMSKLEDEYEEMKNKIYVPIH; encoded by the coding sequence ATGTTTTCGGCAAATCATCAAAAATTTATTGAAATGGACGAACTTTCACTTCAGAAAGTTCCCTTTTTCTTTATCATAGACTTTCTCGTTGACAAGGTAGAAATTTTTAAGGAGAATGAAATTAATGAAAACGGTTTGTTAATTGATTTTCAGTCATTTTCAAACACAGAAAAACAGGAAGCATTAAATAAAAAAACAGAATTGAAATCTTTTCCTGAATCGCTTGAAAGCTTTCAAAAAGGTTTTGATCATGTTCAACGTAATATTCGCTTAGGAAATTCATACTTAACGAATTATACCCGAAAAACAAAAATTGAAACCAATCTGAGTTTAGAAGAAATTTTTTATCATTCTCAGGCAAAATACAAGGTTTTATATAAAGATTTTTTCGTATTTTTTTCTCCTGAAACTTTCGTCAAAATAATCAGTGATAAAATCTTCACTTATCCGATGAAAGGAACGATTGATGCATCTTTGGAGAATGCAGCAGAAGTTTTGAAGAACGATAAAAAAGAAAAAGCCGAACATTACACTGTTGTCGATTTGCTTAGAAATGATTTGAGCATTGTCGCAGATGATGTGAAGGTGGATAAATTTCAGTACATTGATTTTCTGAAAACACATCAAAAAGATCTTTTTGCAATGAGCTCAGAAATTTCAGGAAATCTGAAGTCCGAATTTAAAGGAAAAGTGGGAAGCATTATGCAAAAACTTTTGCCTGCAGGTTCTATTTTAGGTGCACCAAAACCCAAAACTTTAGAAATTATTTTGGAAGCAGAAGGCTTTGACAGAGGTTTTTACACCGGAGTTTGCGGTTGGTTTGATGGTGAAAATCTAGACAGTTGTGTGATGATTCGTTTTATCGAAAAAGAAGCCGATCAACTGTATTTCAAAAGCGGCGGCGGAATCACGCACATGAGCAAGTTAGAAGACGAGTACGAAGAAATGAAAAATAAAATCTATGTCCCAATTCATTGA
- a CDS encoding beta-carotene 15,15'-monooxygenase, producing MSDFNEFDQQGSAPNRDTGSIISHAFEMYKGVFLYALVVMIIYIIGDSIIKSISGFNSYTNYSDFKDFDEDAYKEILFNRPGMTLYYSFTGLFTILLSPLFVGLIYISNKFNTKIPVEFSDLFIGYRQNLGNILLYSLITNIILTIAAMMCVIPVFFVFPLFLLGYPVLLFENANAMDAISKTYNIAKENYGIFLGTGILSALISISGVLLCCFGLIFTYPFIYIAMYSVYCAYLGKPRQITYK from the coding sequence ATGTCTGACTTTAACGAATTTGACCAGCAAGGTTCTGCTCCCAATCGAGATACAGGATCCATTATTTCGCATGCTTTCGAGATGTATAAAGGGGTTTTTCTTTATGCTCTGGTTGTAATGATTATCTACATCATAGGAGATTCCATCATAAAATCTATTTCTGGGTTTAATTCCTACACGAATTACAGCGATTTTAAAGATTTTGATGAGGATGCTTACAAAGAAATTCTTTTTAATCGTCCAGGAATGACTTTGTATTATTCATTTACAGGTTTGTTCACGATTCTTTTATCTCCACTTTTTGTTGGATTAATTTATATTTCCAATAAATTTAATACTAAAATACCTGTTGAATTTTCAGATTTGTTTATTGGTTATCGTCAAAATTTGGGTAACATTTTACTGTATAGTCTGATCACCAATATCATCCTTACTATTGCAGCGATGATGTGTGTGATTCCTGTATTTTTTGTTTTTCCGTTATTTCTTTTGGGTTATCCCGTTCTTTTATTTGAGAATGCAAATGCAATGGATGCAATTTCAAAAACCTACAACATTGCAAAAGAAAACTACGGTATTTTTCTAGGAACCGGAATTTTATCGGCTCTTATTTCGATTTCTGGAGTATTACTTTGTTGTTTTGGTCTGATTTTTACTTATCCATTTATTTATATCGCCATGTACTCTGTGTACTGTGCCTATCTCGGTAAACCAAGACAAATAACTTACAAATAA
- a CDS encoding AI-2E family transporter produces MSNYEKQISSVVIKQIALLAIILILAALICFNLALFIPSVLGAITIYVVCRKYNFYLQEERKWKPWASALVLMVASLIIIILPIYFIADLLIEKLGNAQAYMNKFNVFIDKIHDFVYSKTNIDLLSKENMVKVKETAGRFSTTALSGTFNTLTVVMSMYFILYFMFERPRLFERILASAAPLKRANVSMIGEKMRKLIMANAIGIPVVAIGQGIIALIGYFIFEAPSPILLFALTAAASMIPIVGAAIIYVPICIFMIAEGQTGPGIGLGIYCLVVVGLTDNILRFTLLKKLEDIHPLNTVFGIIMGMNLFGFMGLVFGPILVSFTLLLIQVYRNEFSDDDTPELELSSKGNNDDLENKIDLIV; encoded by the coding sequence ATGTCAAACTACGAAAAACAAATCAGCAGTGTTGTTATCAAGCAAATTGCTCTGCTCGCTATTATATTGATTTTGGCGGCTTTAATTTGCTTTAACTTAGCACTTTTTATACCTTCTGTATTAGGGGCAATTACGATTTATGTCGTTTGCAGAAAGTATAATTTCTATCTTCAGGAGGAGAGGAAATGGAAACCTTGGGCTTCGGCTTTAGTTTTGATGGTGGCGAGTTTGATTATTATCATTCTCCCGATTTACTTCATTGCCGATCTTTTGATAGAAAAACTTGGAAATGCACAGGCTTACATGAACAAATTCAATGTTTTTATCGATAAAATTCATGATTTTGTTTATTCTAAAACTAACATTGATCTCTTAAGTAAAGAAAATATGGTGAAGGTGAAAGAAACGGCTGGTCGTTTTTCCACAACAGCATTAAGTGGTACTTTCAACACCCTTACTGTGGTCATGTCGATGTATTTTATTCTTTATTTTATGTTTGAAAGACCGAGGTTGTTTGAAAGGATTTTGGCTTCTGCAGCACCTTTGAAAAGGGCAAATGTGTCTATGATTGGTGAGAAGATGCGTAAATTAATTATGGCCAATGCGATAGGAATTCCTGTTGTAGCTATTGGGCAGGGGATTATTGCCTTGATTGGATATTTCATTTTTGAAGCGCCAAGTCCCATTCTTCTTTTTGCTTTGACAGCAGCGGCATCGATGATTCCCATTGTGGGAGCAGCCATTATTTATGTCCCGATTTGTATTTTTATGATTGCTGAAGGACAAACCGGTCCGGGGATTGGTTTGGGAATTTACTGTTTGGTTGTTGTAGGTCTTACAGATAATATTCTGCGCTTTACTTTATTAAAAAAACTTGAAGATATACATCCTTTAAATACTGTTTTCGGAATCATTATGGGAATGAATTTGTTTGGGTTCATGGGATTAGTATTCGGGCCGATTTTGGTTTCTTTTACCCTTCTTTTGATTCAGGTTTACAGAAACGAATTTTCGGATGATGATACCCCAGAACTTGAACTTTCCAGTAAAGGGAATAATGACGATTTGGAAAATAAAATTGATTTAATAGTTTAA